One Ornithorhynchus anatinus isolate Pmale09 chromosome 2, mOrnAna1.pri.v4, whole genome shotgun sequence DNA segment encodes these proteins:
- the SERINC1 gene encoding serine incorporator 1: MGGVLGLCSVASWIPCLCGSAPCLLCRCCPSGNNSTVTRLIYAFFLLLGVGVACVMLLPGMEEELKKIPGFCSGDRTSGQVNCDVLVGYKAVYRVCFGMAMFFLLFSLLMIKVKSSSDPRASVHNGFWFFKFVAAVAISVGAFFIPEGPFTTVWFYVGMAGAFCFILIQLVLLIDFAHSWNESWVEKMEEGNSRCWYAALLSATALNYLLSLVAIVLFFVYYTQPEGCSENKAFISVNMLLCIGASVLSILPKIQESQPRSGLLQSSVITIYTMYLTWSAMTNEPDRRCNPSLLSIIGYNTTSGHPGPGQGTVQWWDAQGIVGLILFLLCVLYSSIRSSNNSQVNKLTLTSDESTLIEDGGPRSDGSPEDGEEARRAVDNERDGVTYSYSFFHFMLFLASLYIMMTLTNWYSPDDLNEALTSKWPSVWVKISSSWIGIALYVWTLVAPLLLTNRDFD, from the exons ATGGGGGGAGTCCTGGGACTGTGCTCCGTGGCCAGCTGG atACCATGCCTGTGTGGCAGCGCCCCGTGTCTGCTCTGCCGCTGTTGCCCCAGCGGAAACAACTCCACGGTAACGCGGCTGATCTACGCCTTCTTCTTACTTCTCGGCGTCGGCGTCGCCTGTGTGATGTTGTTACCCGGAATGGAGGAAGAGCTGAAGAAG ATTCCTGGTTTCTGCAGTGGTGACCGGACCAGCGGGCAGGTGAATTGCGACGTCCTGGTGGGATACAAGGCGGTGTACCGGGTTTGCTTCGGCATGgccatgttcttcctcctcttctccttgttGATGATCAAAGTCAAGAGCAGCAGCGACCCCAGAGCTTCGGTGCACAACGG CTTCTGGTTCTTCAAATTCGTTGCAGCCGTGGCAATTAGCGTCGGAGCCTTCTTTATCCCAGAGGGACCCTTCACGACCG tgTGGTTTTACGTAGGTATGGCCGGGGCCTTTTGCTTCATCCTTATCCAGCTGGTCCTGCTGATTGATTTTGCTCACTCTTGGAATGAATCGTGGGTGGAGAAAATGGAAGAGGGGAACTCGAGATGTTGGTATGCAG CCCTCCTGTCCGCCACGGCTCTGAATTACCTGCTGTCTTTGGTCGCGATCGTCCTGTTTTTTGTCTACTACACCCAGCCCGAGGGCTGCTCCGAGAACAAGGCCTTCATCAGCGTGAACATGCTCCTCTGCATCGGTGCCTCGGTCCTGTCCATTCTGCCCAAGATCCAG GAGTCGCAGCCCCGGTCTGGTTTGCTGCAGTCTTCGGTGATCACGATCTACACCATGTATCTGACCTGGTCGGCGATGACCAATGAGCCAG ACCGCCGGTGCAACCCCAGCCTGCTGAGTATCATCGGCTACAATACGACCAGCGGCCAccccgggccgggccaggggaCCGTCCAGTGGTGGGACGCCCAGGGGATCGTCGGCCTGATCCTCTTCCTGCTGTGCGTCCTCTACTCCAG CATCCGCTCGTCCAACAACAGCCAGGTGAATAAGCTGACGCTGACCAGCGACGAGTCGACGCTGATCGAAGACGGGGGGCCCAGGAGCGACGGCTCcccggaggacggggaggaggcccgCCGGGCCGTGGACAACGAGAGGGACGGGGTCACCTACAGTTACTCCTTCTTTCACTTCATGCTCTTCCTGGCCTCGCTCTACATCATGATGACCCTGACCAACTGGTACAG